The genomic segment AAGCATTCTTTCCCTGTGGCGTCACTCAGGGGCATTAGCTGAGTAATCCAGAGTATTTCAAGGCCACCGCCACCAATTTGACCGTAATTTCTCCTGGCACTCATCAGTAGACTTGGAATCAGAGTAAGTTTTATTGTTCAAGTGCAGTTACAGTACTTATATTGTGTGAGGAACTTAGTAACGCTGTACACATAAAATAGAAAGAAACGTGCTGAACAGCTCCGCCACTGTGCTTCATTTGATTACACTTACACAACGTTTTCACACAAAGCTCTTCAGAATTTAATATTTATAAAACACAGCACACTTACTGTTTAACTTTTAGTTCCAGGAGAGAACAGCCCACTTCACTTAGTGCTGCtagccacgcacgcatgcacacacatgcgcgcacacacacattaacacacacacacacacgctttgctgTGCACAGGGACATTCGTGGATTTTGAGACAAAGGTTTTCGTCCAGGAAGACCTTTGTTTTATGGAAACATTGTGCAAGCTTAATCAACTGAATCACAGTGGGGGAGCTATTGGGTTTGCGGatatttctttttcctttttcagaCGTTTTACTTGTATCCAGCACCTGGGACAATTCCTGGGACGTACATGCAATTCACACTTTTTTGTGAGCtctatacacatatacagtacccaACATATAACATTTAGCCGTATACTGTACATGatataatacaatatacaatatggcATGCAATAAATACAAACAGACAATTGATTTACTCACTGTGTCCCACATGACGATGTTGATGTCTCGGCTGAAGGAGTTGTTGAGGTGTTGGGTGATGTACAGGTTGACAAAGTCGCAGAAGTGATGATACATGTTCACACCTGAAGGAGACCATGGGAGAGGGGGTTAGATGATTTActgaatgcctcttttccactgccggttttctgataggcctacagctcgacacagcgcgactcacctGTCACTTTTTTCTTTACGATTAAGcagtgtcatgcctattcgaaaagcaaaaagtagcaGCCAAGCcatgctgtgtggagctgtaggcctaccagaaaaccagcagtggaaaagaggcattagtgccATGTGACATGAGTTGTCAGTCCTGAACTCACAAGGTACAAGACCTTCAATATTGTCTGTATAAAATACATATGCCTTAATTCACAACACATCTCTGTTGAAATTACTCCTTCTAAATCTGGTTGGATATAAAAAACTGAAGgaaatccaaagcactctcttTTAGAAAAAgttaaaagcctttattgtgatggctttgccagtttgactccctgaAAAAGGCATGACTGCCGAAACGCAATGTCTTTTAAGTGTCTAGTATGAccaagccatcacaataaaggcttttaaacTTTCTTTTTCCAAAGGAGATTGCCTTGGATTTCCTTCAGGTTTTGCATCTTTAGTTTTTCcctatccaaagagcacctcaaccaAACTTTTTCTGACTCCAGGAAGCTCTCctaaacaaagttttttttttcaggttgTATATAGTTTAGGTTTGTCTGAAGCTGATCTTGACACCTCTGTTTATAAGCCAGGAGCAACTCCGCCAGTGCAGATGAAGGCAATACGCAACAGCAATCATCCTCACCTGCATCCAGTTTCATGAAGACGGTGGGCCTCTCCACTATCAGGTCACAGTGGCCATCGTTCTCTGGGTGGAAGCCCAACCCTGTGTATGATTCTAATTCGGCAAACCTATTGGTAGGACAAAGAAGGAGAACATTTCATGGAACACTGGGCAGCTGGTAGCAGTGAATGGTGCCGACaggaaagtgaaaatgaaagcatGGTTACAGCATTGGTTCTTAATCCCTGGGGGTGCgctagagatttcagggggtgcgcagaatttttttttgtgttgaggttgtgaccaaaattctgctagcaaacattataattaggccaaattaaaaccGGTTTTGGTCtccattgcctcttttccactgctattTTTCTTATAGGCCTACAGATCGACACAGCGGGGCTCGGCCACCGCTTTTTGCttgacgattgagctgtgtcgtgcctattctaacagcaaaaagtggcagcagagtcatgctgtgtcgagcggtaggcctaccagaaaaccggcagtggaaaagagccacatgtcaagtcattaaggtattgattaatgtatcaagcaagaatcattgtaattaaattGTACTTAAATCAGTTTTAGCGagtatacatgtgtagaagtttgggttgggggtgcgcagcttgtcttgggtacagggctttaagaaaaaaagttaagaatCACTGGGTTACAGTATATGCTCAAATCTCTTACCTTTGGCAACCCATTCATTTTTTTGGTCTACAAACTATCAAATTTCATTCCCACATACTTTTTCCTCATTATTTTCCCTACCGTTGAGCTCTGTGTAATATAGGCAGCTGTTAAGCAACTATGAAATCTCAATTACACTGTAATAAAAGAATCCTACAAAACTTGAATAAGCTACAATAAGCTACAACTATACTTAAAACGCCCACTCAAATTCATTTTGAGCAGAATTTGGGATACTGGATAATGGTGGCAGGGCAGAGTAGAGATATTAAGTTGATCATTTTGAATCAATTAAGAATCTGTAGTCCATAATCACCATCCATGACGCATGATCTAATTCCCAGACATGACCGACCCAAAACCTGGAAGCAAAAATGATCATACCCACAGTGGCCCTATTTTGTAGGATCAACTCCATTGCCTATAAAGGCACTGAATGCAAATCTGGCCTCTTAATATCATATCATGCAAGCAAAATTCGGAGTAAACCCAAACTTACTGCAAACCCATGACACTGAAAATACTACGTGTACGTCTGCAAAAGTGTAATATGTGAAGAGCAAAGTGGGAGCTGCTCACCAAGACTGCAGAGGGCTTTTGTGCTGCCCCTCAGCTGCCAGGGCCTTGGCCTTGAGCTGACAGTGCCCCCCAATCTCCCCTCGCTGCAAGAAGTCCTCTTTGTACctgcagaaaagaaaagaaaagaaaagaaaagaaaagaaaaggaaagaaagaaagaaagaaagaaagaaagaaagaaagaaagaaagaaagaaagaaaagaaagaaaagaaacagtgCTGAGTTGAGGTCTCAGGCAGGAAGCAGGACATCGAAGCAGCACAGCTGTGCCACAGGAACCGCACCCGCCACTTCCtctgacacccccacccccccccacacacacacacacacacacacacacacacacacacaccatgcatacttacacactcacacgcaaacacacacacacacactctctctctctctctctctctctcacacacacacacacgcacacacacaccatcagacacTGACCTCTCGTGACCTCTGCGGGGTTCCCTCAGGTCCAGGAACAGGTTGGTGGCACGGCAGAACCGCATGTGGCTACTGCATTTCAGGCTGGAGTGCccctagtgtgtgagtgtgtgtgtgagtgtgtgtgtgtgtgtgtgtgtgtgtgtgtgtgtaggggggggggatgaaaCAAATCAAAAAGCATTCCAGATGTTATAATACATTTATATAGTATACACTACATAATACATGTATGTACATGACTATAACACCACTATAATTCTTGTTTGGTGTTGTGGAGTTCAAAAATAGCTTTATATTGTAGTTGAGGAAGAGGGGTATAAATGCACTTCATATTGTGGTTCACGCAAGCGTGGACTATTCACAttatataggcatgtattgtCTTAAGATGTGTCTGTGATTGAAGAAAGCAAGCAAAAAGGTATTGCGGGCAGAACAGTATAGATTACCACCAAGGAATCCATACCACAGCTCCGGGAAACCAGGCTTGAGTCCAACCCCAGATTATCATTTCTGCTAACCCGTTTCACCTCTCTCGATATCCTACTaacttcctgtccctctctctactGTCCCATCCACTCGAAACCAAATATACTGTATCCGCCTTCCCTCCCCCCAAAAAGCAAATTCCTGAAAAATATATGAGCAAGAACAAGCCCAGGACAGGCACTGAGTAAGAAGCGTACCGGATTTAAGGGCTTGCAGAGAGTCTTGAGCTCGTTGCGCCGCTCCCTCACGTAGCCAAAGTCAGCCTGCTTCCAGAACAGCTCCTGACCTGCAGTCAACGACCTGGCCCTgtagatgatgaggaagaggaggaagaggaggagaatgggaggatggagatggagatgatgaggaggaggaggaggagaatgggaggatggagatggagatgatgatgatgaggaggaggaggagatggggaaataggagtgggaggaggaagagaagaggaggggaaaaggcaAATTAGGGAAAAGGTGGAAGAGGGGAATGcggaagaggagaagagcaggaagGGCAGGATgaaaatgaggagaaagaggcgaAAGATAATGGAGAAGATACAGGAGACCAGGGTGAGGAGAAAGCGAGCACAaggaagagggagatgaggagaaagggaggaggaggaggaattggaggaagaagaagaggatgaagtgAGGTGGGGAGGAAGTATGGGTGAGAGAGGTCTTTCATTAGGATATTGTATTACTTCCAGGTCGTCACATCTCTCCTTGGTTGACCCGAACTACCAGTAACCTCCATGTTACTGAGTGAGCTGGCTGGCAGTCTGCCTGGCCAGCAAGGTGAGACGGTGGCAGGGAGGATGAGGACAGTGTCAAGGGAGCTCTGCTACTTAATGCTCCCAAAGTGCATTGGTGGCATTAGTTTTAAAGTTAAACACTCACTTCAGGCAAAGAACATTTCCACACACCAAAATGTTTTCAAATATTTTACACTACTTATTGAGCACCTTGTTAGCACCATGTTACAAATGATCACCATGATTTTCATAGTTGTACTGTTGATATTGATATAAGATTGAAATAAGGTCATGTCACTGTGTTGTGTTGATTTGACAGTGACCTCATGAGACATGTCTATTCTAGTCTTCTCACTGACATTAAAACTCAACAATCTGACAGAATGAGGTCTTATCTGAAGTTGAATCTAATTGGTGTCGAGCTATTTTAGATGCAATGATCCACATTTTCCAATGGGATTCAAAACTCAAAGGAAAAAACAATTACTGTCATCCAACTTGATGAGATGCCCCCTCACCCCCACTTTCTCACAGACTTTAGACGTTCCAGAATGATGGACTGAGACAACGCCACCTTACCATCCAGAGTCTACGGAGGAGCAGACGGGGTATCCCATTCTGTTCTCGGGGGAGCAGTTCTTCTCATAGCCCCAGCAGGCATTCTTAACCAGCAGAGCATCCTAacatggcacacacagacagacagagaatctgGGTTAACACTCACTGAGCCACTGTTGGCACTGGACCAAGAGCACGAGGAGTTCATCCAGTTAATGTGTGGACGTGTTTAACAGCATGCCAATATCAATGCGTGTCTCGTGCAGATACAGACAAGTAAATAGAAGAAGAGAAGTAACAGTTTTGATTGAATAATTCTTACTTTGAATGGGCACTCCGGATCCCGCCGACAAAGTTCGGCGACCTTCCTGTTGTTGCGCAAGAAGTATGGGATGTGTTCCTCTGGGAGCGAGAAGCTGCTGTAGTTGAGAAGCGGTTTGTGGCTTCTGTCCCCGGCCACCTCTGCTCTGACCACAGCGCAAGTCAAGACCGTGCCCAGCGCCAGCAGTGGTAGCATAGTCTCCCACACGCACACGACTCCGGGAATGACCGCCCGGCTGGCTCAGAGCACAACCCAGTCTCTGTGGTGGACgacccagacacacgcacacacacagagacacaccacacacacgtgtgaacatACAGGCCGAGACTTGGATAAAACTATGGCTTCAGGGCTTCTTCTAGTTGGCACGCCAGACTTGTGAGAATCTGCCtcggcagagagaggggaggaactGCACTCTATAGAGCTCCCGCTGCAGGAAATATCGTGACCTTTTTCCTACCATTGTTTAAGAAATAGGCTACAAAACAGGGGGACGCTGACATCAAAACAAGATTGCGTTTGGGCTGACACAAAATGTTGAGGCGTGAGAATATTACTGCGCCCACCGCTTACGAAGCAAGGCAGCGCATACCATACATTGCATTCCCATCCACAGCACAGCTGGTAGGAAATACCACATCATGGACTCAAGGTTACAGGCTATAATTATTGGGACTAGTCAACTTGCATGACAACACTTCCAAGTATGCCCTCGCCTCGTCTATATTCGTCGTGAATGTGTGTCCATGAGCCAATCCAAATGAAACATGCATCTCGGTGAGGTGGTTCTAATTTGGCGGGGATTCACCAGACTGCCCGTGACACTTTGGAATGCCTGCAACATTGTAAACACCACAACTTCCTTAGAACACTCATGTTTGTCCATCCACTCAGCCATGCCTGTGTGCCAGCCGTTGTATACCTAGATCTAAAAAGTATCCGAGTTGATTGATAGGCATTTCATTCTGCTCTGATTTTACTTGCGGGTCCAAAACTTTATTATTCGACAGGCTAACTAGAAATTCCGAAGAGGGTAGCCTGAAACACTACGTCTGTCATTCaaaggcaataggcctacagaacgACACACAGACTGGACAATATGCAATCATTCCCAAAATAGAAAAGACGCGAGATTAAATAGTTATTGCCTTATTTGTCCACAGCCAGACTTTCTCCGGCCATAATAGTTCTACCCCGCGAACGAATTGGCAACACACCCCAATTAAATATTATGTAGCCTAAGGCAGAATTTTAAGGCATCAAATAGTGCTTGCACACAATTACCGGTAATCCCATATTCAAGGAAACACGCGTAATAATTTcaacagagacaaagaaaaacattgtGCCAAACTGGCATTTTGGCCAACACGCGTATGTGCCCTCCATCCCTGCCCAGTGGTCTACTAACATAGACGCCACATTCTGGTCGTTCTGTTTAATTAGGACTTTCTGGTGATCAAACCGATCAGAGACTGCAACGCACCTTTACTGTTGTACGCTTAGTAATTCCCATTTGCACGGCTTTTGCGATGGGGGAAAAATGTCCTTACCTTCTTGCACAAACTAAAAAGAAGTAGGGTATCCACGTAGTCGCCATACTACCGGAAACCACCGACAGGCATGCAATATATTAATAGTCAGCAGGTGGGGTCGTAGTACTACTGTTCAAATATCTTACTCTGATGACCACAGTTTTAGATGGAGGCATGATATTTGAAAGAAAAGTCAGAAAAGATGCATATCAGGAAAAAGACGACAACAAAACATCAGCTCAACAATAAATGgattatttatttacacatttacaTCAGGAGACAACTACAGAATCTGAAAATTTACCATTCCCAAATACGCATCTCTGTGAATTATTTTAGTTAATATAAAACAAGCCGGGATAAGGGTCTAAAGGTTATGTGCAACACCCCCCTGACAGGCAAACTAGCACATTAGACCACTGTTGGTAGAGCCCCATCTCTGACAAACTACTACCAATAGATAACTTCATttgaaaataaaagtaaaaaaagaaaacagacattTTAGTGCAAGTCCAACTTCACCCTTTTCATCCCCATTCGTCCTATAATATTTGAGTTCTTTCCcccaaaataaatcaaaacgTAGTATAAGAAAACAGGATGTCATACCAGGCAGGGAATGAGCTGCAGCAACTGTCTTAGCTTAGGCGAGAGAAACTGCAGTACAATTCCACATCAATAAATACCATCTTTACATATTCCATAAACTCACAGTTGCCAATTCAGCCAGTGGCAGCCATGTACTTACATAGTACTGACAGTAAATTAACAGAGGAGAGACAGTGACACCCTTTACACATGTTTAGAGGATCGTTTTACTCTACGGTTGTGAATAAAGCTATGATTGGTGTTTTAAAATGTGTAGAATCACATCGCTTATTTCGTCTATTTCAACTGTAATCCATTGATCTATAAATACATGACTAAACATTTGTGTTTGTCACAGGAAGTGACAAAAAAATGGATGTTACAATGAGTCTGCAGAGCGAAGAAATTCAGCGCCTCATCCAGCACCCAATTCAGTTTCaacatttcttcttcttttttttcttttaaacagTGAATGCACTTAAAGCCTGTAATGATTGAATATCAATGTCTCTTTCTTTTGTTTCCAGTCTATTTTTGATTTTTGAGCAGTTCGTCGATCTGGGTTTTGTACATGTTCTTGACGTCCTCCAGGTCCAGCCGCAGCTCCTCTGCCTCCTCAGCTTTCTCCCCGTACATCTGGAGGATAGTGTTGTGCCTCTGCTccaagtcctacacacacacacagttccaattCAACTTCAAGTTTATTATGGCttctttacatgagacatttaattcagaatgaactcaatttaattccaaataaagcttaattccactttgaattccacatcatgtaaacacttctcaattcggaattaattgaaaagtgcaatgtaaaaTCAACAGAACAATTAATTTGgttttggaattaaaaacataatgtaaatgaGCCTGGTTTGGTGCACGAGACAAAGAAGGAAGATTGAACTGTTTCCAGTTTGAAGTGACTGGTCTTCACAACTGTGAAAAGATATATGATTTAATTAGAAGCCCTTAAGAAGACAGGGtttagggcaggggtccccaaactaaggcccgggggccggatgcggcccgccatgcccccttgaccagccctccacctctctgcacctcaccatttgaactggcccaaagaagcaatcctcacagagaaaaaaaagataaaatattatatcttttaaatattttattttgtttatcgacaggccttcctacagtttaattttactAGAAGTTTCTTTTCTTGATAGTTTGTCATCTCActgtaaacaggcctaccattactattgtatcactcataaactgtcaatcaccatatttttctgtcctttccttgctatttttacatggttattagaaattaaaagcaataccaaaaacctgtggtatttcaaattgaacaacatgtgaagtactcacttcttttgcaaatcacttgtaatgatgtactattttgtgctagaaattatggctatattaggcagtggcctagtatacaggcCACATGATTGAtaccggcccctgatcacagtcaggaacaataatgtggcccccagagaaaaaagtttggggactcCTGGTTTAGGGTCTCCTCTAATGCCATGATGCAATATCGTACAAAAACTGTGATGGAAAAGCAACAAAATCAAACCACTGGAGCTGATCAGGAcgccgtttctcaaaagcatcgttgctaaccagctaggaacttagtaggttgccaatagGAAATAGCATTCCAACCAAATAAGTTGCTGACTACAATGATGACTTAGCAATGTTGCTGTCGAGAAACGCAATCCAGGTTATTGTTGTCTGGCTTCCCTATGTCATTGTTAACGCCTGCGGCACTTCTCTGTCTTTACACTCTCATCCATGACTTCCAGCGTGCCATCCTCACCTTGAGCTGAACGCGCAGCTTAGGGATCTCCTTGACCTTGTCCTCCATCTCATCGTTCTGATTGGTCAGCCGCACCAGCTCCTCTGCCATGACCGCACGGCTCCTCTCCAGACTTGCGATCTCCAGCTGAACGCACCAATCAGAAAGGGGGGGTGGAGacacacaaaaaggaaagataaTTAGATATACACTGTAGGTAACAGATATaggaagggaagtgtgtgtgtgtgtgtgtgtgtgtgtgtgtgtgtgtgtgtgtgtgtgtgtgtgtgtgtgtttcttatttAACATGGTTTGGGGCGccgtattgttttctcaataattattggtcctcccaaataaactaatcatgtgtgtgtgatacttTACCTGAAGCTGTGCGATCTCGCCCTCTCTGAGTTTGAGCTGTGACTGCAGGTTCTCCATGATGCTGGAGCCTCCCCCTAGACGGGCCACCTCATACAGGTTACTGCCACTGAGGGACATGGGCCCAAACGAGTGGTCCAGGGAGTCCTCCTGCCGGACACATCATATACACAAAGATATTATTCAAACTTGTAGAGATGggattcatgtctgtttgacaggATCCAGCTCATAGGGGCTTGTTCCTTTCAAGGAGTTGCTAAAAAAACTGGTTCTATTTAACATTTTTAATTAATGTATTCAGTGTTATGAAAATAGTATTTTGATCTGTAGGTAATTTTGTCTACAGAACAACTGATTGtccttctttttttaaagaccaCTTCTGCCCGTCTCTGTGGCAGACAATTATGCGTTTTTCAACAAATTAAAGTGGTCAGGCGTCAGTGACACgttcaaaacaaatgaaaaacaaacGAAAAAATGCAAAAGAGTGGCTTCCAACTGGCATTCGGTTCCCATTGTCCACATCTAGGAGCAGTT from the Engraulis encrasicolus isolate BLACKSEA-1 chromosome 14, IST_EnEncr_1.0, whole genome shotgun sequence genome contains:
- the eogt gene encoding EGF domain-specific O-linked N-acetylglucosamine transferase produces the protein MLPLLALGTVLTCAVVRAEVAGDRSHKPLLNYSSFSLPEEHIPYFLRNNRKVAELCRRDPECPFKDALLVKNACWGYEKNCSPENRMGYPVCSSVDSGWARSLTAGQELFWKQADFGYVRERRNELKTLCKPLNPGHSSLKCSSHMRFCRATNLFLDLREPRRGHERYKEDFLQRGEIGGHCQLKAKALAAEGQHKSPLQSWFAELESYTGLGFHPENDGHCDLIVERPTVFMKLDAGVNMYHHFCDFVNLYITQHLNNSFSRDINIVMWDTSVYGYGDLFEQTWRAFSDYEVIHLKSYDSKRVCFREAVFSLLPRMRYGLFYNTPLISDCQSEEGMFRAFSQHVLHRLNIPQDATTDGRVRVTLLARSTEYRRILNQQELINALKTVPWFEVRIVDYKYKDMAFLDQVRITHNSDIFIGMHGAGLTHLLFLPDWAVIFELYNCQDESCYRDLARLRGVRYVTWQKRDKVVPQDKGHHPTLGEHPKFTNYSFDVEEFMRLVGLAADHVRSHRKWPGGRKQRDEL